Within the Salarias fasciatus chromosome 2, fSalaFa1.1, whole genome shotgun sequence genome, the region AGCTAACGCGGCGTCCTTTCTGTAACTGACTAAAGCTTATATTAAAGAGGTAGCCGCGGTATTTGAACAGCAGGTATTTCCAACAAAGCATCCTCCGATGGCGTCCCTGAAGTCTTCTTTTCAACCCTCAGAGGCACGTGGCCACACTCTCGTCGTGTCAGCGTCATGTTGGCCCACAGTCTCCTGATCTGGTCCGGGCTCCGCTTGTGGACCAGCAGGATTTTGTGGTAGGAGCAcggctcctgctcctcctggtcGGGGAAGTCAAACGTGAGGAAGGCCGGGTGGTAGACGGGCAAGGCGTTGAGCCGGATCATACACATCCCCACGAAAACGTCATCAATGGGGTAGAGGTGAACCCTCTGGGACACGCGGTGCAGACGCCTGGCGAGCAGACCCGAGTACACCACCCCTCCTCCGCCCGCGTACCTCGGGTAAAAGCCACGGTAGAAGTTTTCCGGGATGAAGTACTTGGAGCTGTCGTCTCTGCTCGGAGGGGCTCCGACTATGACGTCTCCCACCATGAAGTCCCTCGTGGCCTTGTGCGCCTGTGGCTCTCTCAGCTGGTCCAGGAGGTAGGCCACCATTTTGGGGGTGTTAACGAAGACGTCGTCGTCTCCCTTGAAGACGAACGCCGTGTCCCCGCAGGACGCGGAGAACCACCTCCAGAAGAGGACGTCCTTCAGGGTGAGGTTGAAAAACGTGTCATGAAAGTCCCACTGCAGCATGTCTCCGTATCGGTCGCTCTCCATCTTCAGGACCAGAGAGAAGGCCGCACTCGGCTCTCCAGAGTCTCTTTTGCCGAGCAGAAACACCCTGCGGACGTAGCCTCCCGCCTCCCCTCCGCCGCTGCCGTTCCCCCACTGCCCCCTCACCCAGCCCTCGCGGCCCCAGCTCTGACGGATGGCCTGTCGATTCAGGAAGTTACCCTCTGTTGTCTTGATGGCGAACAGAAGCAGCGGGCGTTCGTTCTCGCCCTCTGCCTGAGCTCCACATTCCCCGccgggctgcaggaggaccgggTAGTCCCTCCTGTCCATGTAGCTCACAAACCTCTGTAACTGCTCGGGGAGCTTGGTAAAGTTGCTCGTCGTTTTGAATAACGTCATATTCTCGAAAAAACTTCCATCAAGGCCGTTGAAGTTCTGCTGATTTGTGGTTTTCTTGAGGTTCAGGATGGGATTGAAATGGCGgtccgctctgagctgcagctggttccacagggctctgtGCCCTCGGTGGTCCCAGAAGTGTTTCGGCTGGGAGGAAAATATCCCATTGTTGAATGTCCCCGGGGCCACAAAGCGAGGGCTGTCAGTGACGCTGCTTTCACTGTTGACCACTTCAGATTTCACCTGTATGCCGTTGAGGGTGAGGACCATCAACACAACAGCGTaggagaagagcagcagcaggcagatgCACGGCGTGCAGACGCAGATCAAGACGGCACGCCACCGGCAGAAGCACCGCGCCATTCAACTGCAAACGCACACAGAGAGAGCGTCAGCTCAAAcaggtctgtgtttgtttttctaaactACACAAATACACGTCAGAAAACTATTGTCATTCACACACAACGGTTTGACGTACATTTTGGTTGAATTCTACATTTCCCGCATTTATACAGAAATACCTGTAAACAGTACACCCACTGGttataaatagattttttttaggGAGCTAGTTAACTCAATATCTGATCATATTCTAAAACCAATAATGCTGAACTAGCACAGAAGACATGAAAAGTCAATCAAATGACGCATTAAAATCACAACTGTGGAATTTtattagcaaaaaaaacaagttacaaTAGATGCACTGGGGACATGATCGGAATTCAAATCCTGCAGAGTGAGAAAGCCATGTCAGCATGCATGAATGAACAGGATGTGAGCGGCTCTGAGGATCCCTCTGTGAGCGTGTGGGATACTGAAGTCTGCTTACCTGCTTTCATTAAAGGTTCCTTCACTCCGCTCACTGAACGCTCATCAAACCCACGCAGGTAATCTGAACTGCAGCTGTAATCCTGAGAGCCAGGAGCTCAGCTGGCCCGCCGCCTGTCAGCTGAGGGCGCTCCGCTGATCTGAAGAGGCTTTGAATGAGCACAGGCAGGTACAGGTGTGCACGAGAGACACGCCCACTGACGGCCAGAGGAGGCAGAAATGTAAGCAGTCTGAAGCAGAATGCAGGTTTAAAGAAGTGCTGTGACACAATAATGAATGGCAAACACCTACAGGAGCCAATCATTTGTATTTTGAAGTGACGCTGCTTTAATGCATACATGATTTGAACTGATACTCATCTCATTTTTTAAGAGGGTAAATTCCTGCTttagaaaacataaatacttcaCTTTTACATTCGTTTGAATGTCTTCTACTaacaatggggaaaaaaaagtaaaaaactgatttttggacattttcttTAATTGGGCACGTccaaagaaatgtatttttatttgcatttgaaTGCAGATTCTGAACTTTCCCAAGAGGAACCATGGAGATTCAGAACTTTAACTTTGAAGTATCTTCTGAGGTCTTTTAAAGTGGGGTTGTCAGAAATGTGTTCCATATGgtccagtgtgtcctggttTTCTCTGTAGGAGCTAAAAAGTGCAGTTTTATTAGTTGAAACTCcccaaaatgatgaaaaatacaaatatttcacCCTGTTCTTGGATGCTCTTCCTCTAATACATATTTTACCATTTTGaaaaattcatttaaataacAAACAAAGCTACAGCTGATATTTGTCTCTATTATGATCTGATTTaccttttaaaacaaacaaacaaataaaaagccttttttttcccttaataATATTGATCTATGCATCCTCAAAATAGAAACTCTCAGTGCTTCAGCAGCTGCTTTACCATCATCAACCGTCAGCCAGAGAAACCTGTCAGATTCCCTCGAACAGCCTGACATCGCCGCTCAGCCGTCACCCTGCGGCCATGTGCACATCAGGTCCGACAGGAATCGCTGACAGGGACTTCCGCTTTGAAGTCTGTTGTATTTGCACGTTTTGCAACAGTGCAGGTAACAAAGGACCAGTGTGGACGACATCCGCCGACAAACAACCCGAAAAGAATCTGTGACCGGATTTAAGGGCAGATCAGCTTCGACAGCTTTGAATTTTCAGTTCTTGGATGCAGAAAAGTaactgagaaataaaaaagacaacttGGTGGAAGGGTTGCAATGTCAACACCGAGCAGTGAGGGCCTGAATCCAGATTGAGGATCTAACCCCCAGCTGCTTGGATCAGGTGGGACAGCCTGTTCCGGTTATGTGACGAATCAGGTGTGCAAAGTAAATGATGCCCGGAAGCAGAGCCGGCAGAGCAGCTGAGACTCAGAAAACCCGCTGAATTTCACAGAGAGCCGATGGACAGCTTCCACGTTGTGATCAGGTTATTCAACTTCAATAAGGTTCTGATGAAGAGTTTAATAAAACAATACCAATTGGAAAAAAGGCTTCATCTATCGCTAAGATAGAAGACGTCGCTCCTGGGCATCAGTCTGAACGTCTCCCGTTCGGCCTGCTGAGTGAGGACACATgcctttctgtctctgcttccacCTCAGCCTTCTATCATCTTACCCCCTACAGTGAATGTGAGTCAAAGCTCCAGTTTCTTTCTCTGCATGTCAAAGAATGGCATGTTTCACATGTGAGGACTCAGTGCTTCATCTGAGTTTACCAAAGACCGAGGTGAAAGCAaatgctgccatctagtgttCATGCCCGGAACTGGGACTCACCTGGTGTGACATTTACTGCTCCACCTGACTTACAACAATCTTTACACACACCGGCATCAAgagattcttcttcttcttcctcctggcAAAGATGACAGGACCGTTTCAAAATGGTAggaataaagttttatttttccatatGAAGGGGGTGGTTTTGGAGTTCTCTTCTTTTACAAGTAGTATGTTTTTGAGAAAACTTGCAAAAAATCGTCTAGCATATTCCAAGaatgatggacatgaagagaaGGGGGATTTATTGCTGAATGTTAAAATGAggacacgttttttttttaaatatttttttcaccgAGTGGAAAAACGATTTGCTTGCTGCTTTTTCCATGCACCCAACTACCAGTACCACTAGGACAtgcaggggagaggaggggaggtgacggaggaagaggaggaaacaggagagagagagagagagagagcgagagggagagagagagagagagagctggttggtaaaaaagacaaactgcttgacaaacaaacatggaagggttcgtgtgtgtgtgtgtgtgtgtgtgtgtatatgtgtgtgaacCGTGTTTgcgtgttagtgtgtgtgtcttgacaTGTGTGATGCGGGCGTGTATGCAAAAGGCAggtgaggagaaagaggagcaggagggagaggaggaggaggaggaggaggaggaaggtggggGTTGTTAACATTTTCGACTAGCTCTAGAAGCACACTATCCTCACTTGCAGTATTTCCACATTGCAAATCCCAGTTTGATTACAGTGATAGTAAGACAAAACTAGCCAGACCTTTGGGTCGTGTACCCAAACAATATGGTTATATACTTCTAGTATGAGTCCCCTGAATCAGAGGAGGGGGGATTGTTGCCGTTTTAACAGACTCTCTGTGATCCATGCATTGCCTGCGTGAAAAAAGACAAGCAAACCAAGGCTACTTGTAAGGAAATTAACCAGaaaagggacacacacacacatatacacacacacacacacacacacagagtatcTGACACTTTTTAGGTGTGCTGTTTGAAGATGGGGCCTAAATTTCTCTGCTAGTTGCTTCTGGTCAGGGGGGAGAGGAAGACGTGGAGGCGAGGCGGTGATGCGGGGGAGTGGATGGGgtgaaaggggcggggctaaaaacagagacagacatgtCAACAGGTCAATCAGTCAATATGACCAAGCAAGAGACGATTCCAACCATGAGAAAGATACAGAAATGCAAATCAAGGATGCAGTGATCTGGATTATCATGTCACCGTTTGGCTGTGAgctaaataaagctgaaaaaacaaagtgagaaaCTAGCAGCGACCACGCTAAAGccacccccccccttccccccttGCTAGTGTGGCAGAACATAGAGGTGGTTGAAGGCCTGTGGGAGGAGCAATCAAgttcaaaacaaagcagaaatggGGGAACCCAGAGTGACGTCCTCCTCTCGGGGGGGTTCGGGTTAAAGAGGGCAGATTTCTTAGGCATGACCCTGCATCAGAGCAAACAGACGTGGTCTCTGCACAGCTTTCATTATCACTGTAATCGCTTCAAATCACACGCACGCATCctggacaggaaaaaaaaaacaaactccttCTTTCATATATTTATAGACTCCTCACTCCCTTCATCATGGCCACGAGTAAAGACGAGAAGAACCTGACAGATGGGACGAAGAAAGAGTGAGGGGATGTGGATCTGGCCTGCGGACTGAACTGTGACTGAGacgactctctctctctctctctctctctctgtctctctctctcgctcgctctctgctcGGAGTCTTTCGGCTGTGATGTGATGGGGAAGTCCTGAGACACAGTGCGGCTCTAAGCTGCTGGCATAGGAAACGGGCGGGCTGGGCAGTCCACGGGAGGCCAGAGTCAGGCTGGATTACGACTGGATCGGTCCGggcggggtcggggtcggggtcggggtcggcAGCTCCCTGGCCAGCGGCTGCTCGCAGAGGGAGGGGCTTACAGTGCAATGGAGCTTCTGGCAGCGTGAGGATTGGGTGTGAGGAGCGGGTCAGTCAGAACGAGGGAGCGCGGCCTCCGCCGGGTGAACGGAGGCGCCAACCAAATGAGGCTTCATGAGGTGACCCTACAcagccatacacacacacacacgcacgcacgcacacaaaaacacacgctCTGCATCCACCGCCACTGTCACGGCAGCACCCTGAACACCTTTACACAGGAATCTGGAGTCACACTCCCTCAACAACTCGCAGAAGTAACAACAAATGGCGGACAGGCAGCGAACAGGGACATAATGACCGACGTGTGTTCGTCCGAGGAAATCTACCCTACACATCCGGCTGCGTCGCGTCCGTGACCCAGCGTCCCTGTGGAGACGAGCGCGTCGCGTGGATTCAtactcatgtaa harbors:
- the LOC115400175 gene encoding N-acetyllactosaminide beta-1,3-N-acetylglucosaminyltransferase 2, which translates into the protein MARCFCRWRAVLICVCTPCICLLLLFSYAVVLMVLTLNGIQVKSEVVNSESSVTDSPRFVAPGTFNNGIFSSQPKHFWDHRGHRALWNQLQLRADRHFNPILNLKKTTNQQNFNGLDGSFFENMTLFKTTSNFTKLPEQLQRFVSYMDRRDYPVLLQPGGECGAQAEGENERPLLLFAIKTTEGNFLNRQAIRQSWGREGWVRGQWGNGSGGGEAGGYVRRVFLLGKRDSGEPSAAFSLVLKMESDRYGDMLQWDFHDTFFNLTLKDVLFWRWFSASCGDTAFVFKGDDDVFVNTPKMVAYLLDQLREPQAHKATRDFMVGDVIVGAPPSRDDSSKYFIPENFYRGFYPRYAGGGGVVYSGLLARRLHRVSQRVHLYPIDDVFVGMCMIRLNALPVYHPAFLTFDFPDQEEQEPCSYHKILLVHKRSPDQIRRLWANMTLTRRECGHVPLRVEKKTSGTPSEDALLEIPAVQIPRLPL